The following is a genomic window from Chlamydiota bacterium.
CAACCAACCTATCAGTATTCGGAGTTTGGTTCCCTTTGGTAGGTGTTGCCACCCCCGCGTGGATCCAGTGCTCTACCCCTAATAGGCATATAGTTGAGGCTAACCCTTAAGTTATTTCGGAGAGAACAAGATATTTCCAAGTTTGATTGGCCTTTCACCCCTATCCACAGCTCATCTAAACCTTTTTCAACAGGAACTAGTGCGGCCCTCCACAAGGTTTTACCCTTGCTTCAGCCTGGCCATGGATAGATCACTTGGTTTCGTGTCTATGTCGTAAGACTAATCGCGCTATTCACACTCGCTTTCGCTACGGCTCCGGAACGTACGTCCCTTAACCTTGCCTAAACAACATAACTCGCTGGCTCATCATGCAAAAGGCACGCCATCAGCCATTCCCTCAAAGAGGGCATAGGCCTCTGACCGCTTGTAAGCTACTGGTTTCAGGTTCTATTTCACTCCCCTAACAGGGGTTCTTTTCGCCTTTCCCTCACGGTACTTGTTCACTATCGGTCATTAGTGAGTATTTAGCCTTGGAGGGTGGTCCCCCCAGATTCAGACCGGGTTTCACGTGTCCGGACCTACTCAGGTACCATCTAGCTTGCTCTTCTTTTCGCATACGGGACTATCACCCTATGTTGTCCAACTTTCCAGAAGGTTCTGCTAAGAATTGCAATACATGTTGATGGCCCTACAACCCCGCAAATAAATTTACGGTTTGGGCTATTCCCTTTTCGCTCGCCGCTACTCAGAGAATCTCGGTTTGATTTCTCTTCCTGTGCTTACTAAGATGTCTCAATTCAGCACGTATAACTTCTACTCCCTATGTATTCAGAAGTAGATGACAGAATATTACTTCTATCGGGTTTCCCCATTCGGAATCCCTCGGATCAAAGCGTTTACCAGCTCCCCGAGGCTTATCGCAGGTAACACGTCCTTCGTCGCCTACTAATGCCAAGGCATCCACCAATAGCTCTTAAAAACTTGATAAAATTTTTCAACTCTAAGATTTTTTAAATCTTGTATCCTTAAGCGCCAATTATTGTAGTAAAAACTTTCCAGATTTGACAGCAGAATTGAGAAGATACACCTATGTGCCTCAACCTAGATGATAAAAATCATCATGTCCTTAAAAAGGAGGTGATCCAGCCCCACCTTCCGGTAGGGCTACCTTGTTACGACTTCATCCGAGTCATCAGCCTCACCTTCGGCGCCTCCTCCCTTGCGGTTAGGTCAGCGACTTCGGGCAAAACCAACTTCCATGATGTGACGGGCGGTGTGTACAAGGCCCGAGAACGTATTCACGGCGTTATTGCTGACACGCCATTACTAGCAATTCCAACTTCATGTAGTCAAATTGCAGACTACAATCCGAACTGGGACCGGCTTTTGAGATTTGCTCCACCTTGCGGATTTGCTTCTTTCTGTACCGGCCATTGTAACACGTGTGTAGCCCCAGACATAAGGGCCATGCGGACTTGACGTCATCCTCACCTTCCTCCTAGTTAACCTAGGCAGTCTCATTAGAGTCCCCACCATAACGTGCTGGCAACTAATGATAAGGGTTGCGCTCGTTGCGGGACTTAACCCAACACCTCACGGCACGAGCTGACGACAGCCATGCAGCACCTGTGTAGCAGTCCCGAAGGAAAGTCACATCTCTGTGACGGTCCACTACATGTCAAGCCTGGGTAAGGTTCTTCGCGTTGCATCGAATTAAACCACATGTTCCACTGCTTGTGCGGGCCCCCGTCAATTCTTTTGGGTTTCACTCTTGCGAGCGTACTCTCCAGGCGGCATACTTATCGCGTTAGCTTCGACAAAGTTGGGGTTGAGACCAACTACATCAAGTATGCATCGTTTACGGCAAGGACTACCAGGGTATCTAATCCTGTTTGCTCCCCTTGCTATCGCGCCTCAGCGTCAGGAATAAGCTAGAAAACCGCTTTCGCCACAGGTGTTCCTCCACATATCTACGCATTTCACCGCTACACGTGGAATTCCGTTTTCTCCGCCTACCCTCAATCCTTACAGTTTCGGACGCAGCCTCAAAGTTAAGCTTTGAGATTTCACATCCGACTTATAAGATCACCTACGCGCCCTTTACGCCCAATAATTCCGATTAATGCTTGCACCCTCCGTATTACCGCAGCTGCTGGCACGGAGTTAGCCGGTGCTTCTTTACCTGGTACCCTCAAATCGATAGATTATTCATCTATCTTTCTTGTTCCCAAGCGAAAGAGCTTTACAACCCGAAGGCCTTCATCGCTCACACGGCGTCGCATCGTCAGGCTTTCGCCCATTGCGAATGATTCTCGACTGCAGCCTCCCGTAAGAGTCTGGGCAGTGTCTCAGTCCCAGTGTTGGCGGTCAATCTCTCAATCCGCCTAGACGTCTTAGCCTTGGTGCGCTTTTACCACACCAACAAGCTGATATCCCATGAACCCCTCTTCTACCGCCAGCAAAAGCCTACTTTTACTAAAACAAGTTATCTTATTAAAGCAACATTCGGTATTAGCGGTCGTTTCCAACCGTTATCCCCAGGTAAAAGGTAGGTTATCCATGTATTACTAACCCTTCCGCCACTAAGTTGAGCAAGCTCAACTTCGTTCGACTTGCATGCCTCATCCACGCCGTCAGCATTCAATCTGAACCAAGATCAAATTCTCAGTTAAAAAATAAAAAAATTTTGACGAGTGGGGAATAAATTCCCCGCACATATTTTTTTGGCATATCTTCTCAATTCTACTGTCAAAAAACAATTCGAAAACATTCGTCTCGATTTCGCCTCTTATATACATAAGAAGGAAGCTACAATTTATAGAAAGCACTTAATTTAAGCAAGATTTTTTCAAAAATAAAAAAAAGAAATTTTTTTTTTGATAAAAATGAAGCGTTTATCTTAGCGATTTTGGATTTAAATTTTTCCAATATAATAGACGAGAGGAAGTCTTTGTAAAAGATCATTACGTATTTGAACTGGATCTTGATGCACAAGGTGTTTTTGTAATTCTTCAACACTGATTTTCATTCCTTCAATTTGTTCTTGTGCGTATTGAATTCTACTCGCATAGTCTTGAAAAAGAGTTTCTCTGTCACCCGATGTTGTCGGTACAGCTTTTTGCTTTAACACCCGTCTTATCGGCCCTAAATACTGATAATGATTCATTTCAATAAGAGCCAAAAGCCTTTGTTTAAAAGTAGATTGTCTTAAAAGCTCTTTGAAAACAGGTAGCAAATCTCCTTGATCTCTTTGGAGAATGTCACTTTCTTCTAATTTTAAAAGCAGCGCTTCTTTTGGAAACTGACGCTTCAGAGCAATCATCAACGCTCTTGCACAACCTGTGGCTGGTTTCAATTTTTCACTTTTTGTCCAATATTGTTCCCGTTCAACCTGTTCAATACGAAAAAGAGGAGGATGATAAAAAATAGCATCTAAAAGATGTCCCACAACTTCGATATCCCCAAATTCAATTAATTGAACTAAACAATTTGCAATGACTTCAGCATTGAGTTTTTCTTCTAATAATGCTTGATGTAAAGCCACCTGCACTCCTAATTTTTTGGTCTCTTCCTGCCATCCTCGAATATTTCTTTCATATGCTCCAATGACTTGACGTGATACCTTTTCAAATGCAACTTCTGGAGTTACTCGACCAAAAGATACATCATTGATCACAGGAATCAGATCTTCTCTTAAACGATCAAAAATAGGATCAACAGATCGATTCACCTCACCTAATAGCATTGTTGTAGATCCTAAAAATTGATATAAACGTGTTTCTGGAGCAATGAGGCCCGCACCTGTGGGTAATTGATGAAGTCTTTCTCGCACGACTTCTTCATCTAGAGGTAAATGCGCAGATTTTCTATTTTTCCATTGTTCGCAAATAAGCTGAACCCATACGTCCTGAACCCCTAAAACACTTAACAATGTTTTTACAAAACGCTCATTGTTATCAGAAAAGGGTCTTCGCTCTATCAACTCAGCAAGCATTCTAATCACACGGGGATCCATTTTCACACTTGGAATTTTATTACCAAAGATTGTATCAAAAAGCCTTGAGTTTTTTCCTAAAATTATTTTTTTGTTTTTTTCCTCACGAAGCGTTGTGGTTTCTTCTGCATTTAATGCAAAAACTTGCACAAAAAGCTCGAATAAGGATCCTTTTTCTAAAACATAGACACCTTCTTTCATTTCAGCACTCCCAAATAACATGACAAGAGCAAGCTGCACATCTCTTTTTACGACTGCATCTGTTTTTGCAGCGGGATTTTGTGTGCATCTTTTTAAAACACTTTCTAAATGTCCTGATTGGAATGCTAACCATAATTCAAACTTTTCAACATCTTCTTGTAACACATCACACTCTAGCAAAACCTGTTTGCAATCATTTGTGAGCAGGCCACTGTTTCGTACAATCTCTTTAACAAGATCATCTACTCGATCCATTAATTTTCTATTGTCGCTTAAAAAAACGGGGCATACATGACATGCTTCCAATTTTCCAATTTCGCTTGCAAATGTCGCAGAAAATTGAGGAACTCCATACTGCAGCCTTGTTTCTTGCGGCCGAAAAAATGCACGTTGTAGATGCACCACTTTAAAGATCAAATAGATCAATTGCATACGCAAATTTGCATGATCCTTATTCATCTCTGTGTGCCTTTTTCTAAATGCAACAATATCTGTGCATTCACTAAGCTCTTGACCCCTTGATATACTGACACTCGTGTAAACAGAAGAATACCATCTTTTTTCATGCGGAGGAGGCACTCCATCTTCTCGACGCCCTGGTACAAATCCAAAACTTCCCTGGAGACATTGAGCAATCCCATCAAAGACAGAGGTTTGCTTATGCGAAGGATAACGCACAAGCTGCTCACCATTATTGATTTCTGAAGCATTTTTTTTAATTGGAGGTGTTGCCATAATTACACAAATTCTAAGGTTAAGGGTTTAAACGGTTCATCATCTGAATCATCACCAAAATCCAACGGAGGCATCGGAGGTAAATTGGAAAAACGTATTTTGGGTTTCTCCATAAGCGTATCCATTCCTAAAATAGACAAACCTTCTTCACTTCTTTCCTCTAAAACTGGATATGTATATTCGAAAAAAGAAAGCGTGGCATTTTGCACATTCAATGTTCGTAAAGATGAAGGAAATGTATGTTGCATTAAGCCCAACCCAATGATTGATTGAGATAGATCCAAGGTTTCCAGTTTTTCTAATTGTTCTACAGCTGCAAAAAAAGAGTCTTCCAAACGCATTTCTTTGACGCTTAAGGTTTGTAGGCCCTTAAAATGCTTAAGAGACAAAAGTTCATAGTGATCTGGTACTTGAATGCTTCTAAGATAAAGTCCTCGAAGTTGTGGAAATACCCGGCTCATTGCTTCAAACATATTTCCATCAACAAAAGCGTCCTCTATTGTGAGAGTTTCCATTCCCCTAAACTCTAAAGAAAGATCGATGTCAAAAAACTCTGCTTGAGGCTTGCCTACTAAATGTAGTGTTTTAAGCTTGGTTAATTTTTCTAATTCATCAAAAAAAGTACTTGAAAAATGCGTCACGTCTACAATTAAAGACTCGAGATCTGGGCATTGAAGTACCGTTTGTGCAAATGTTTGATCCGTCATGGGATTAAGCCTTGAATCAAGAACTGTGACAGACTCCTTATTCGCCTCAAAGATGGGTGGTTTTTTTGCCACTATTGCTAATGTCGCCATAATTAATAAAACCTCAATTTTTATGAATGATTATAGGCGATATAATAATTATTATAAATACTAATAATTATTTTAATTTTTATTGGTTTAAACTGTTTAAATATAGATGTTTGTGTATTTTTTAATACACAAACATCTACAAACAAATTCGATATTTAGACAAAAAGAGCTCTCGGCACAGCTCGCCCCAAGAGAATAACAGGAGCTTGTATTGGAGGCAATCCAATGGTATCAAACCCTGTTACCATCACAGAAGAAGCTAGTTTCGCGACAACCTGAGAAAGCCTCTGCTGAAAACCGAGCGTATCCCAAAAGGGAGTTAGGGCATTGGTTAAAATAAGCTCTCGCAAAGAGGCTGGGAATTTAGCGTTAATCATGCTAACGCCAATATTTGATCCCGAGATGCCTAATTGTTCCAATTGGGTTAAACCAGCAACCGCACCAAAAAAAGAATCACCCAATCGCATCTCCTCTACCTTCAAAAAGATTAGATTTGAAAAAAACTTAATACACATTAGTTCAGCAGGACGCAAAACGCTAACGTTTTTTAAATGAAGCTCTTGAACATTTGGAAATAAATGATCACCAATAAATTCTAAAACCCCTTCACTAACATCTAACCCATCCAACACCAAACTTTGAATTGCCGGAAAGTTTAAATCTCCCGCTAGAAAAAATTCACGTGAGCAACTTCCCACTAAATGCAAATCCGTAAGCCGTTCCAGGCGTTGCAACTGATAAAAAAACTCTCCTGATAAAGAAGATACGTCCAAAGCCAAAAAGGTTAAATTTGGATAATCCGCTACAAGATCAGCAAATTCTCCATCTATCAAAGGATTTGTTCTTTGAGTTAAATCAAGAGTAGTCACCGCTTGATGACTTCTAAGATAATGAGGCACTAGCGTTGTGCCATTTATTGGAAAACTTGTCATAATTTTTTAATCTCCATTTTTTTTGAAGAACCTATTATAACTAACTTATCTGTTATAATAAATTGGCAATCTTTATTTTAACAGGATATTCTTTATATATATAATTTTATTTGATACTTAAGGAAATGAACAATAAGTGTTTAAGAAACTAGAAGAACCTGAAAAAGATAGACTAAAATACCTGCAAAATAGCCAAAAAGTGCAGAAAGAGAGACTCTTTTTAAATACCAGAGAAAATCCACCTTCTCTAACCCCATAAAAGCAATCCCTGCAGCAGATCCTATAAGCAGAATACTACCCCCAGTCCCCGCACAATAGGCAATCAGTTGCCATAAACTAGAATCAGTAGGAAAGACCTTGGTGCTGTACATACCTAAAGTGGCTGCCACAATAGGCACGTTATCCACAATAGAAGACAATAGACCAATAGCTGTTGCCACAAGCGTTGTGTTTCCTATTGTAGCATCTAGCCAAAGAGCTAAATTATTTAAGATGCCAGAAGATTCCAACGCATCCACAGCAAGCAAGATACCTAAGAAAAATAAGACGCCAGGGTTATCGATCTTGGATAGCACGTGAGGCACACGTAAGTGGTGCCTCTCTTCGTATTTATGATGGGCAATATCGGTTAAAAGCCATAAAAAGCCAAGACCTATCAGCATACCCATGAAAGGAGGCAAGCCAATGAGTCCTTTAAAAACAGGGACCATAATCAGAGCAAAAAGTCCTAAAACAAGCACTTTATTTCCAAAAGGCTCTGTCTTTATATGCGCTGTGCTTTGTGCCTTGAACTCCCCTTTCACTTTAAAGGAGTTGAAAAGAGTCGCTACAATAAAACATGCCACACTAGGCAAAAACAACCACAGCATTAAAGGCAAAGTCGTTAGACGGTTCTGGATCCACAGCATGGTCGTCGTTACATCACCAATGGGTGTCCACGCACCCCCTGCATTGGCAGCCACGACAATGGTCGCTCCTAACATTAATCGATCTTCTTTTCTTGTGACCAATTTTCGTATCACAGAAACCATCACAATTGTTGCTGTCAAATTATCAATGATCGCGGAAAGAAAAAAGGAAATCACCCCACAAAGCCAAAGCAATTTTCTTTTGGAATGTGTATGCATGAATTCACTGACTAAACGAAAACCTTCATGAACATCGATCAGTTCCACTAAAGTCATGGCACCGAGCAAAAAAAAGACCACTTGAGATTCATCTGATAAATGAAAAGATAAAGCAGCAGCACTTTCATCAGAAGATGTGCCAACACTTACAAAATACAATCCCCAACAGATCACCGCCATCAAAAGAGCAATGGCTGTTTTATTAATTTTCAATACCGATTCTAGAGCAATAGCTACGTAACCGAGTGTAAACACTATGATCATTAAGAAATGTGTGACTGTCATGATTTCCATAATAAAAATAATCCGTTATACTCAAAAACTGATGCTCTCATACTAAATTTAGGACGACAGCGTCAGTTAAAGAGTAACAAAAAGTGTTGTTTTGCCAAAGATAGAAAAAATTTTTTATTCTTCTGTTTCGCAAGAAACAAAAAAACTCTCCTTAAAAAGGGGTATTAAATTTGCTCTCCCTATAGCTTTCTTATTACTCATTTTAATGTTTTTTCAAACAAAACTTTTTGTGAATATTTTTTTGTTTTTAGCATCTCTTGTCGTTGTGATCATAGGTTTTATGCCCTATTACAAGGTTTCTCGAATAAACAACCATCCCTTCAAAGTCCACATTTTCGAAGATAAAGTAGTTTTAGAAAACGATGAACATACAGAAATTGCTCTAAATACGATCACAGCATGCGCGTATGTGGAAGATCCTTTAAATTATGGGATTCAACTCAGCACACAAAGCACCACATATTTTCTTCCCTTTTTTTTCAAAGAAGATTTTGAAAAAATGCGAGAGCTTCTTCATTTAAAGTAAAATATTCCTTGCCTTTACAAAAATCTATATCTTGTCCTAACCTTGACGGTGATGATTACTCTGATCTTAATTGGCTTAAATGTTTTGATTTTTATTTTAACCGTGATCAGCGATCCTGCGTTTCTTCTTACACCTTCCATCCAGGCTATCGTTCAATGGGGAGGATTAGAAGTCGACCTTGTAATGGCAGGAGAATGGTGGCGTTTGATATCATCCATGTTCATACATCTTGGAGCCATCCACCTTCTTGCAAATATGTATGCCTTATATACTATCGGATTTTTTCTAGAATCTATTGTCGGAAGAGTGGTTTTTTTAACAACCTACCTCACAACCGGTATTTTATCAGGATTGTGGAGTTTTTTGATGCACCAAGACACTTTTTATGTGAGCGCAGGAGCCTCTGGAGCCATTGCTGGTATTTTTGGAGCTTATATTTTTATTTTGTTAACCCCAATGATACCTAAAGCCTCGCGCGATAAACTCTTAAAAAATGTTGGTTACATCATTGCTGTCAACATAGGATATGGCGCAACCAAAGGAATGAATATTGACCATGCCGCACACCTAGGTGGGCTTATAAGTGGCTTATGCATAGCAGGTATTTTTTATCTTTTCTTTTATCTTTGGTCTCAAAAATTCAAAACAATTAAAAAAATGTGGCTCAGATGGGGTAGTATGACAGCGGTTTTTGTTCTTACCCTTGTTGTCTCTTTTTCCACTCTTTATAATCGTCAATTTTCAGATTATGCGATTTTTTCAAAACTTACGAAAGAATTTGGTGATGTGGAAAAAGAAATGTGGAAAGATTTAAACGAACTTCCATTGTGCCAAAGTACCCCACAAGCTCTTACCAAATTTGAAACCAACATTACACACAAAATGCAGTCCCTCCGTCGCATTAAAGAGGCTATGGTTTTACTCCAACTTCAAGGAAAAAAAGATAATCTCCGCAACTATCTTATTGATTATATGCACCTATTTGATCAAGAATTTCATTTTACGCAATTATCTTTACAAGAAGATACTCTAAAATATAAATCTGAAATAATTGAAATTGGCAAGAAAATCACGCAGCTTAGACAGTCTTTTGACGCATCTTTTAAGAGTCATTAGATATTCAAACCAGAAGCAACAATTTCTTGCATTCTAACAAGACCAATAAGCGTATTTTCTTTTAATACAGGAAAATGCGTAATGATATTATTGGGATTTTGATGCATTTTTTTTAGCGCATCAATGGCTAGTGTTTGCGACACGATGGTTTTAGGATTCTTTGTCATAAAATGATAGATTTGCTTTTGTAAAAAGCCCTCTTCTTGCAAAAGCAAACGTTTTAAATCTCCATCTGTGAAAATACCTAAAAGCATTTTGTTTTCATCTACAATAAGCACACATCCAAGACGCTTGGATGTTAACTCAACTAGAGCCTCAGAAAAAAGTGCATTGGAACGAATTAGTGGTAGTGACTTGGATATCATCACTTCATCTACCAATAATGTGAGACTCTTTCCAATAAAGCCTGCTGGATGATTGAGCGCATATTCATCCAGAGTAAAATTCCTTTTTTCCATCATCCATACCACCAAAAGATCTCCAAAGAGCATCTGCAAAGAGGCTGAGGTTGTCGGAGCTAAATCAAAAGGACACAGTTCGCGCTTCAAAGGAAGTATTAAAGAATATGTAGTCCGTTGTGA
Proteins encoded in this region:
- the nhaD gene encoding Na(+)/H(+) antiporter NhaD, with the protein product MEIMTVTHFLMIIVFTLGYVAIALESVLKINKTAIALLMAVICWGLYFVSVGTSSDESAAALSFHLSDESQVVFFLLGAMTLVELIDVHEGFRLVSEFMHTHSKRKLLWLCGVISFFLSAIIDNLTATIVMVSVIRKLVTRKEDRLMLGATIVVAANAGGAWTPIGDVTTTMLWIQNRLTTLPLMLWLFLPSVACFIVATLFNSFKVKGEFKAQSTAHIKTEPFGNKVLVLGLFALIMVPVFKGLIGLPPFMGMLIGLGFLWLLTDIAHHKYEERHHLRVPHVLSKIDNPGVLFFLGILLAVDALESSGILNNLALWLDATIGNTTLVATAIGLLSSIVDNVPIVAATLGMYSTKVFPTDSSLWQLIAYCAGTGGSILLIGSAAGIAFMGLEKVDFLWYLKRVSLSALFGYFAGILVYLFQVLLVS
- the gluP gene encoding Rhomboid protease GluP, which produces MITLILIGLNVLIFILTVISDPAFLLTPSIQAIVQWGGLEVDLVMAGEWWRLISSMFIHLGAIHLLANMYALYTIGFFLESIVGRVVFLTTYLTTGILSGLWSFLMHQDTFYVSAGASGAIAGIFGAYIFILLTPMIPKASRDKLLKNVGYIIAVNIGYGATKGMNIDHAAHLGGLISGLCIAGIFYLFFYLWSQKFKTIKKMWLRWGSMTAVFVLTLVVSFSTLYNRQFSDYAIFSKLTKEFGDVEKEMWKDLNELPLCQSTPQALTKFETNITHKMQSLRRIKEAMVLLQLQGKKDNLRNYLIDYMHLFDQEFHFTQLSLQEDTLKYKSEIIEIGKKITQLRQSFDASFKSH
- the kdsD gene encoding Arabinose 5-phosphate isomerase KdsD is translated as MQTQSFLEDLVEIQKESIDYFFDHLNVAHCNSIFEKMQISGTLFTTGVGKSAFIAKKIAQMLISIGCKASFLSPEDAMHGDLGILDEKDCVILFSKSGSTKELLDLMPFLNKKGVDTVAICSHAQALLSQRTTYSLILPLKRELCPFDLAPTTSASLQMLFGDLLVVWMMEKRNFTLDEYALNHPAGFIGKSLTLLVDEVMISKSLPLIRSNALFSEALVELTSKRLGCVLIVDENKMLLGIFTDGDLKRLLLQEEGFLQKQIYHFMTKNPKTIVSQTLAIDALKKMHQNPNNIITHFPVLKENTLIGLVRMQEIVASGLNI